The following coding sequences are from one Spea bombifrons isolate aSpeBom1 chromosome 13, aSpeBom1.2.pri, whole genome shotgun sequence window:
- the LOC128470960 gene encoding QRFP-like peptide receptor has translation MELPRSLGDLLPWNVSLFGYLSPGNDTLWRPPILSSSLLLSTHEPGTIALVVMYSVSFLTGLVGNIMALRVLGCRRRRGCGISRVSGTRNLLVNLAVCDMMVICICMPINLGHQVHNAWVFGDFLCRAVPFVQAVSVSASVLTLAVISLNRYYSVHRPLHARSFFTTRKIVLMICFVWVSSSGLCIPLIFMNKTQNLVLLPGKLAVIICTESWPSLHMKLIYNFLLFCALYGFPVLFNLLICFLTSRRLWGNSDVLIDNNTWSNSGSRLKVRRKIAKMVIALVLLFTLSWLPLYALDIWIDINMSYSPSRDNLGHLQHEWILQVRPFAQWLGLTNSALNPLCYCFVGNLYRSAKRFRNSYREKLASVFSLSLTQTPGNPSGLTLLQYRTSKEQMEPQLTRGRVCSRFGPVKKKRSASSVTICENSPGPPQSDPL, from the coding sequence ATGGAGCTGCCTCGTAGTCTTGGGGATCTACTGCCCTGGAATGTGTCCCTGTTTGGCTACTTATCTCCTGGGAATGATACCCTCTGGCGTCCACCTATCCTGTCCAGTAGCCTCTTGCTGTCTACCCATGAACCTGGCACCATTGCTTTGGTGGTGATGTACTCAGTCTCCTTTCTGACAGGCTTAGTGGGGAACATCATGGCTTTAAGGGTCTTGGGGTGCCGCAGGAGGAGAGGATGTGGCATCTCCAGGGTCTCAGGGACCAGGAACCTTCTTGTCAATCTGGCTGTATGTGACATGATGGTCATTTGCATCTGTATGCCTATCAACCTTGGCCACCAGGTACACAATGCTTGGGTGTTTGGGGACTTCTTGTGCAGGGCTGTCCCCTTTGTCCAGGCTGTGTCTGTCTCTGCCAGCGTCCTCACCTTGGCTGTCATCAGCCTGAACAGATATTACAGTGTTCATCGACCATTGCATGCCAGGTCTTTCTTCACTACCAGGAAAATAGTCCTGATGATCTGCTTTGTGTGGGTGTCCTCCTCTGGTCTCTGCATCCCTCTGATCTTCATGAACAAGACTCAGAACCTGGTCCTCCTGCCTGGGAAACTGGCTGTTATAATCTGCACAGAGAGCTGGCCAAGTCTTCACATGAAACTGATTTAcaactttttgcttttttgtgcaCTTTATGGTTTTCCAGTCTTATTCAACCTTCTAATCTGCTTCCTCACCAGCCGCCGCCTCTGGGGTAATAGTGACGTTCTCATTGACAACAACACCTGGTCCAATTCTGGCTCCAGACTCAAAGTCCGCAGGAAAATAGCCAAGATGGTGATAGCTTTGGTTCTTCTGTTCACCTTGTCCTGGCTCCCTCTGTATGCTCTGGACATATGGATAGACATTAACATGTCTTATTCTCCCTCTAGGGACAATCTGGGTCATCTCCAACATGAATGGATTCTCCAGGTGAGACCTTTTGCTCAATGGCTTGGTCTCACCAACTCTGCACTAAACCCTTTGTGTTATTGCTTTGTTGGTAACCTGTATAGATCTGCTAAAAGGTTTAGGAATAGCTACAGAGAGAAATTAGCTTCTGTTTTTAGTCTATCGCTGACCCAAACCCCAGGGAACCCTTCTGGACTCACATTGCTACAATATAGAACTTCCAAAGAGCAGATGGAACCTCAGCTCACAAGAGGTAGGGTTTGCTCAAGGTTTGGTCCtgttaagaagaaaagaagtgcTTCCTCAGTCACTATCTGTGAGAATAGCCCTGGTCCGCCTCAGTCTGACCCCCTGTGA
- the GPS1 gene encoding COP9 signalosome complex subunit 1 isoform X1 yields MPLPVQVFNLQQGAVEPMQIDADPQDDQQNVPDINYVVENPTLDLEQYASSYSGLMRIERLQFIADHCPQLRVEALKMALSFVQRTFNVDVYEEIHRKLCEASRELQNAPDAVPEGSMDPPLLDNTWVEATRKKALLKLEKLDTDLKNYKGNSIKESIRRGHDDLGDHYLDCGDLSNALKCYSRARDYCTSAKHVINMCLNVIKVSVYLQNWSHVLSYVSKAESTPEIAEQRGERDSQTQAVLTKLKCAAGLAELAARKYKQAAKCFLLASFDHCDFPELLSSNNVAVYGGLCALATFDRQELQRNVISSSSFKLFLELEPQVRDIIFKFYESKYASCLKMLDEIKDNLLLDMYLAPHVRILYTQIRNRALIQYFSPYVSADMYKMATAFNTTVSALEDELTQLILEGLINARIDSHSKILYARDVDQRSTTFEKSLQMGREFQRRAKAMILRAAVLRNQIHVKSPPREGSQGELTPANSQTRLSTNM; encoded by the exons CAGGGCGCAGTCGAACCCATGCAGATCGACGCCGACCCGCAGGATGACCAGCAGAACGTGCCGGACATCAATTATGTCGTGGAAAATCCAACCCTG GATCTGGAGCAGTATGCCTCCAGCTACAGCGGCCTCATGCGTATTGAAAGACTGCAGTTCATCGCCGATCACTGCCCCCAGCTGCGCGTCGAGGCCCTGAAGATGGCCCTGTCCTTCGTGCAGCGCACGTTTAACGTAGACGTCTACGAGGAGATTCACCGGAAATTGTGCGAGGCTTCCAG GGAGTTACAGAATGCCCCAGATGCCGTCCCCGAAGGTTCGATGGACCCGCCGCTGCTGGACAACACATGGGTGGAGGCAACCCGCAAAAAAGCCCTTCTAAAACTGGAGAAACTGGACACCGATTTAAAGAATTACAAAGGGAATTCCATCAAGGAAAGCATCAG GAGGGGTCACGATGATTTGGGGGATCATTATCTGGACTGCGGGGATTTAAGCAACGCTTTGAAATGCTATTCTCGTGCTCGGGACTACTGCACCAGTGCCAAGCATGTCATCAATATGTGCTTAAATGTCATCAAG GTCAGTGTTTATCTGCAGAACTGGTCTCATGTCCTCAGCTATGTCAGTAAAGCAGAATCAACTCCTGAAATCGCAGAG caAAGAGGAGAACGAGATAGCCAAACCCAGGCTGTGCTAACTAAACTAAAATGTGCCGCCG GTCTAGCGGAATTAGCTGCTCGGAAGTACAAGCAGGCAGCGAAATGCTTCCTACTGGCCTCGTTTGATCACTGCGACTTCCCCGAG CTCCTGTCATCCAATAATGTTGCCGTGTACGGAGGTCTTTGTGCTCTCGCTACGTTTGACCGTCAGGAGCTTCAGCGGAATGTCATCTCAAGCAG CTCATTCAAGCTGTTTCTAGAGCTGGAACCTCAAGTCCGAGATATTATCTTCAAGTTCTATGAGTccaagtatgcttcctgcttgaAGATGCTGGATGAAATTAAG GATAATCTTCTTCTCGATATGTATCTAGCACCTCACGTCCGGATTCTTTATACTCAGATCCGGAACCGAGCCCTAATCCAG TATTTTAGCCCGTACGTCTCCGCAGACATGTACAAAATGGCGACTGCCTTTAACACCACGGTGTCTGCGCTGGAAGATGAGCTGACTCAGCTGATCCTTGAAGGCTTAATAAACGCTCGCATTGACTCTCACAGCAAG ATCCTCTATGCTCGAGACGTTGATCAGCGTAGCACGACCTTTGAAAAATCATTACAGATGGGAAGAGAGTTTCAACGACGAGCCAAGGCCATGATCTTACGAGCTGCTGTTCTGCGGAACCAAATCCATGTTAAG TCCCCCCCACGGGAAGGAAGTCAAGGAGAGCTGACGCCAGCAAACAGTCAAACCCGACTCAGCACCAACATGTGA
- the GPS1 gene encoding COP9 signalosome complex subunit 1 isoform X2 yields the protein MPLPVQVFNLQGAVEPMQIDADPQDDQQNVPDINYVVENPTLDLEQYASSYSGLMRIERLQFIADHCPQLRVEALKMALSFVQRTFNVDVYEEIHRKLCEASRELQNAPDAVPEGSMDPPLLDNTWVEATRKKALLKLEKLDTDLKNYKGNSIKESIRRGHDDLGDHYLDCGDLSNALKCYSRARDYCTSAKHVINMCLNVIKVSVYLQNWSHVLSYVSKAESTPEIAEQRGERDSQTQAVLTKLKCAAGLAELAARKYKQAAKCFLLASFDHCDFPELLSSNNVAVYGGLCALATFDRQELQRNVISSSSFKLFLELEPQVRDIIFKFYESKYASCLKMLDEIKDNLLLDMYLAPHVRILYTQIRNRALIQYFSPYVSADMYKMATAFNTTVSALEDELTQLILEGLINARIDSHSKILYARDVDQRSTTFEKSLQMGREFQRRAKAMILRAAVLRNQIHVKSPPREGSQGELTPANSQTRLSTNM from the exons GGCGCAGTCGAACCCATGCAGATCGACGCCGACCCGCAGGATGACCAGCAGAACGTGCCGGACATCAATTATGTCGTGGAAAATCCAACCCTG GATCTGGAGCAGTATGCCTCCAGCTACAGCGGCCTCATGCGTATTGAAAGACTGCAGTTCATCGCCGATCACTGCCCCCAGCTGCGCGTCGAGGCCCTGAAGATGGCCCTGTCCTTCGTGCAGCGCACGTTTAACGTAGACGTCTACGAGGAGATTCACCGGAAATTGTGCGAGGCTTCCAG GGAGTTACAGAATGCCCCAGATGCCGTCCCCGAAGGTTCGATGGACCCGCCGCTGCTGGACAACACATGGGTGGAGGCAACCCGCAAAAAAGCCCTTCTAAAACTGGAGAAACTGGACACCGATTTAAAGAATTACAAAGGGAATTCCATCAAGGAAAGCATCAG GAGGGGTCACGATGATTTGGGGGATCATTATCTGGACTGCGGGGATTTAAGCAACGCTTTGAAATGCTATTCTCGTGCTCGGGACTACTGCACCAGTGCCAAGCATGTCATCAATATGTGCTTAAATGTCATCAAG GTCAGTGTTTATCTGCAGAACTGGTCTCATGTCCTCAGCTATGTCAGTAAAGCAGAATCAACTCCTGAAATCGCAGAG caAAGAGGAGAACGAGATAGCCAAACCCAGGCTGTGCTAACTAAACTAAAATGTGCCGCCG GTCTAGCGGAATTAGCTGCTCGGAAGTACAAGCAGGCAGCGAAATGCTTCCTACTGGCCTCGTTTGATCACTGCGACTTCCCCGAG CTCCTGTCATCCAATAATGTTGCCGTGTACGGAGGTCTTTGTGCTCTCGCTACGTTTGACCGTCAGGAGCTTCAGCGGAATGTCATCTCAAGCAG CTCATTCAAGCTGTTTCTAGAGCTGGAACCTCAAGTCCGAGATATTATCTTCAAGTTCTATGAGTccaagtatgcttcctgcttgaAGATGCTGGATGAAATTAAG GATAATCTTCTTCTCGATATGTATCTAGCACCTCACGTCCGGATTCTTTATACTCAGATCCGGAACCGAGCCCTAATCCAG TATTTTAGCCCGTACGTCTCCGCAGACATGTACAAAATGGCGACTGCCTTTAACACCACGGTGTCTGCGCTGGAAGATGAGCTGACTCAGCTGATCCTTGAAGGCTTAATAAACGCTCGCATTGACTCTCACAGCAAG ATCCTCTATGCTCGAGACGTTGATCAGCGTAGCACGACCTTTGAAAAATCATTACAGATGGGAAGAGAGTTTCAACGACGAGCCAAGGCCATGATCTTACGAGCTGCTGTTCTGCGGAACCAAATCCATGTTAAG TCCCCCCCACGGGAAGGAAGTCAAGGAGAGCTGACGCCAGCAAACAGTCAAACCCGACTCAGCACCAACATGTGA